The nucleotide window ATCTGTGTTTGAACCTCAAAGACAACTATGTCTGGAGCAGTATCCTGTAAGCACTAGATATGCATACTTCAAGATTACCACAGTCGCTTTAGGGTTTCTGATGCCCTGCACTATACTAGGGTAAGTAGGCATTTTGGTGTTCGTGTGATGATGTTGTTTGCCATACGAAAACTTTCTTAAGCAACCCGTATTTATTGACATTGTACAAACATTTGTCTCAACACACAGGCTTAGGAATGAATGACCATATCAATGAAATGCCATTGCATAGATGACTGACACAGATAGATGTCTGTCTCTTTCAAGGAATTTTACTGTAAACAACAGTCAAACTATATCATTTATAACCTTTTGACCTTTCTTCCTCTTTAGGTACACATCAACCCGAATCGGGTGGACTCTACGAAACTCTCCTTCAGTCTCTGATCACGAACACCGCAGAATTGTTGCGACACTGGTTGTGATCACTGTCATCTTCATTGTGATTTTTGGTCCCTATCATCTAGTGGGCGGCTACAGATTTGTCAGCTTGCTTCTTACAGAAAGCGAGGAAGAACAGTGTTCAGTGGAACTCTCCATTTATCTTTACTATCGAATTTGCTACGGGCTCACCAGCCTCAACACCCTCCTAAACCCTCTTTTCTACATCTTTCTTTGCAATGATGCTCGCCAAGAGCTTCGGAAATCTCTCATCTGCCCCTGTAGGGGTGACAGGGTTCACCAGGGATCACAAGTCACGCCTTTTCCAAAAGGACGCAGAGCAAATGTGTAGCCACCTTGTGCCGATGCTAATCAGTCTTTGCACGGCATGTGCAGAAACCCGGGAGGTTTTCTCACACATACGTGAAAATGTCTTATCAGGCGAAGCTTTGACAAATTGCCTGTCGCCACTGTGATGACATCAGTGTCAGAGACAAGGCTGGTATGAGACATTAGCACGCTCTCTGGATCACTGTCAGCAGAAAGTATGAGCTCAACAGCAAATTCGTCAGTTCGGACTGTCAGACTGCTAGAAAAGATGTTAATCGGAAGTGTACtgcttaaatgttttaataagtcTCCTTTGAATTCATTATACTTTTGTATTTTTCTCTAACACTGTAACACATTTCTAATAAAACaactttaagatgttttattagaaaaatagTTTAAAGATGATAAAAGCAAGAATCAGTAAAGTAGTGAGACTGGTTAAGCGACAACAAATCAGTAATCAGAGTGAAGGTCAATTTCTAACAACATTATCTCAGTGATTCACAAATCAAGGGTGACCCCCTATGGAGGATATATGGAAAAGCAGGTAAACACAAATGGATGTTGAATTAAAGCAGTATAAATTTATATATGAATATGaatgtaatataaatatgcaatatataGTAACTTCATATCTAAGATCAGGTGCATACTAGTTGTATTATTTGTATGTATGCTGTGCATAGCATCAAGGCCGTAGCCAGGATTTTTCAAATACCgaggacatttttttattatttacattttttccaTATTACAGAATAACAATAAACATGTCCAAACTACGACATagcacaaatgtaactgtgtctgtgagaattttattggtgactaaaagcatccaaaataaatcaatggttacatttcatcatctgaagtgcaagtcaccctttgcctagaaactgcaaaacattttttcaaGAAGCTTCTTCAATTTTCAATTTAGGATGAATTTTTAAGAGTATAGAACGAGTTTATATATAATAAGGGCTCTTAGTGGCTGCTTTTTCTTCAATATTCAGCGTAAGTCATctatttcaaaaaatatattttttggtttctaataacaaaaattaatctgtttggcacagctatattttgtctacaaaagtaatttcaagcatttaaccATAAGCCTtcagatttaatgattttaagaCCATAGTTAACATTTTACTTAAGTGACCTTAAACTTTTGAGCAGTAGTGTAGGTTTTAATCTCATTGGTAGCCGTATTGCATCACATATTGTAGGCTATTTGCTGCATAACCTTTAACTTTCTCATCTTCCCTTCTTCTCTGCTCATCTTTTGCTGGCTTTCCAAATGATAGTTAAGTTTGTTACAgccttttcattttcatttgcttTATTAGATTAGAATtacagacgtggagagactcTTTCTTACGTTGCATGTTACTCAAACATTCTTGCTTTTCTTGCATACTATTCTTGTATAGAAGCAGTGCTTAttatactttgtgtttgcgaccgctacctttgagcttgttgtacttccATCGCTCTGTCGTTGCGGGTGTGAGGGACTCTGGCGGACTGCACGTGAGGACCGGGCTGCTTGTGATTGTCTAgcacagtggttcttaacgttattcctggaggcccactgccctgcacattttgtgtgtctcttttatctgacagactcagttcagttcatgaagatcccttctaatgagctgatgatttgaatcaggtgtgttaaataagggagacatacaaaatgtgcagggcagtgggcctccaggaataacgttaagaaccactggtctagcaGCACCTGCTGCTCGTTGAGTGTAGAGAATGATACTCTAGCGTCAGTCTCCAACCACGacagaaaagatcgctagatttgtcctttttcgctttttttaagttgctaaatctagcgacaaagtcatCAACAAGTTGGCAACACGACACTGCTCGGACTGTGCATGTATtgatgctgcgttccaggcaaccggtaacccgtaactcacgagttcaaattcacgactcacgactctgaactgggagtacatcgatctagtacgagttcacgggtgggaagtcacgggtttgactgccgttccagtgcactttcaccggtagaaggttgtaaaaacacgagttacaggctgcctggaacgcatagggtcgtgagtcgtggttttgaagtcgtaactcacgggtttaaaagcctgcctggaacgcagcaatAGCTAATCCTGCTTCTGGTTGGCCAACGATGGAAATTCAGCCAATCATCATTGActatgtggttgtcccaccccctCTAACATACACAGCCCAATCAGTTATGTGTTTCCCACCCCTCAACACACGCAAGAGAAAAGTGTGTTCGatttcatgcggcgctgcgcagaccgatcggcggctgacttgaagcagtgcattccggttagtatttCTATCCGActtaagctggcgctgcaggcacgtgactgtgtcatatggtttttaagtaccgcgagagcggttcgagatcagccgcctgagttagccagcgcagttcccgaagaggagctgcacgggctgtaatgacgacacagctgtttcaagattggtcggattcaccacatgacaacaatcacgtgtgtttcgtgtgtattttcacgccctcagttccacaaatgctcacaaatctgtatttttataacagttaaagctcttttcatgtagtcacgatgttatattgtgtcatcttcatcaaaataaaatggatacaaaaacgtagaccccactacattggtatttaaataatttatgcttctgttaaactttattcttgtaaaaacagatgctgtaagcctcttcagttccactcatgctcatccacggacattcaaaacagcagtggcgaaccgtgggtacttcagctgggccttcaaaatatgcaatgaagtgcaaatgcctctccatccataatactaggctattcgtattttcgttaaatcataaagtgaacgtgtaaaaattctgagcacgcaaagttaaattacagaatgggcattgtctgcctttaaatgcagttttaaagtttaaaattactttaatctaactgataaacacaaatacagattctgctgctctgtaatgacaggggctctgtaaatttgcatttaacaagcttaaattatgttctttaatttatattttattttttggaaatatatatttagctgtcggataccttgttaatctttttcataaggggaaatatagcaccctgcgttctcagtgcacctccttgtggcttataactgttgttataagatatccagggctcgcaaaatcgctagcccgagCCCCCAGGTCCCGGGGCTATTGCGAATTcttgtcgggctaccaaaatgtatctccgccctgcccatcgggtatagcgaggtaaaaaatatttgaatgttttcacattctctcagatttagttaggaaattatattgtatgtaattcggcgtcgtctgtcagtcattactatcctcacgtaacaagtgaaactgtcaggaagtaaaagtataattaaacccattatttttctcgtgttcgcgtcatatgcagaggctcctctgcacgcgcttctcccagatgtgctcttcacgagtacgcgcttaatttcgtttttacctcagccctatcaagctagccacaacgtcaatcacgttttccgccatttacctcaaccactctcaccgcagagattcgggccattagactgtattaatattaacggtctatgatcttcgtctttggtgttttacggcagctcgcatccagtttgttgcatgatttaggacttcatgaaggcttacaatcgccctgtcccaaatggcacactctggacttgtggtcctcctcagagtccacactttgatgacatcacgtagtccagactttagggacccttgatgcgagtccacgtgggtgcaccggagtcgtattttgggacagactcgagcatcacaccggaaataggtagagaagttgcccgtcagtgtgaactcctcccttccgtcgtctgattggtctgattgccctttcgcaaggacttctgggttggcaaagtgcacgaagcctgctgcagtgcgggcttcgctgaagaccgcatcaagggggcaaaggaggcgctgatgagcacacttcaaagcgtaaaaatgacagatgggacaccctacggactcgtagactaagcgagaacgcgcaatttaaggctacgagaccgaaagtccacatgaagtgcgccatttgggacagggccaatgttttgttttttgcccgcccacttgaaatcaaaacgtgattggtcgatttgcccgtcactctccacaccaaaacacatagcttggccttccctgggattcatgaagtcctaaccaatgaatgagccagataaccgggccttaatagagacggacgattctgattggattagatgttttcatgacatgaacctgacagtaagcttaacgttagaacatagatgagagaaaatatattacatgtattgtattaaattgaattaaatagaaattaaaaaatgtaaaaacatatttttattgaatattatttaattgtattattataataaaaaatctttttataaaattttttaGGCCTTCcctgaaggcgtagaaggccctgaaggttccccactgcaaaacagtataattcactttttatgtagtttacatcttacaaaTCATGTTGAATGCGATTAAGCACGCAAACGGCACGTGATCAGCCATGCCTGACGTAAATGCCGCAAACTACGGGAACCACAGCGCGTCCGACTTCACGTCTCCGTTTTCAGCTCCTCCCCGCCTGCACGCGgctaatctcgccgatcggttacatccagccacagccgatgtcgaacacacctattgcCTGTCTAATGATgagagtttactcgcttcagtGAGATTAATTATACTAAtgcgcagcattttaatgtcagtaacgctGTAAGGAAACGACGTTTATATATAACGCCGTTATTTCCATCACTGCACGTGATGATCCGTAGATGCAAGGATTGTCTCGTCGGCTATTTTCACATCAAAATGAAACGAAACTTCAAGAAAAAACTACCGAGGACATGACCTCGGTGTCCTCAATGGTAGCTACGGCCATGCACAGCATGCAAATTGTTTGTATTTACATAATACACAAATGACCTAGTATTGCAACCAGAGTGCATTACATTCTATAATGCAATATTTGACCTTCTGTTTATAGGAGTGATGATTGAACCAGATACAATGTCAACCATGGCTTAacgcttaaagggatagtttactttaaaataaaaattctctcatcatttactccttttatttttttctgatgaacacaaaagaagatatgttgataaattatggtaaacacacagcacgtagtgaccattgacttccatagtagaaataaaaaaatgatggaatttaatgggtactgtcaactgtgtgcataccatcatttatcaaaatattttcttcatcatttatcccagtacttccaaaatatttttttcctaccatggaagtcaatggtcactatctgctgtgtgtttaccattatttctcaaaatatcttcttttgtgttcatcagaaaaaaataaattcgtacaggtttagaacaacatgaggatgagtaaatgatgacagcattttcattttaaagtgaactattttTTAATGACTCATAATCACACACAGCAATAACTATTTCACaaactttttatataaaaaaataggcaatatattatatattgaaCAGTATGTTATACAAGAACGTATAGGTTTATGGCCTGTTTCACATACATGGCTTAGATTAAAAAtcctgtcataattttctctggctcctgttgttttaaacctgtatgaatttctttttctgatgaacacaaaataagaaatttcgataaatgattgtaagcacacagctgattgtaaccattgacttccatagtaggaaaaacaaattcgatgggtaccgtcaactgtttgcttaccatcatttatcaaaatatcttcttttgtgttcatcaaaataaaataaaaacccatacaggtttaaaaaaatacgagggagagtaaatgatgacaggatttccatttttggatgaactatccctttagatTTAGGCCTTAATTAAATTAGGACTTTTAAGTAGCTTTTATAAATGTGATCAATTTTAAGATGTGTCaaggcaatttttttaagttaagagACCTCAAGCATTTTGTTTGGGACTAGACTCaggccttgtctgtgaaaccaggcctatATAGTACAATGTGATTTTAGCCTGAAAGAATCAAGTGCAATGgataatttcatatttttgtttttgtttatcgACCAAACTAACTTTTTATTTTCAGCACCGTGCTGTGGTAGCACACTTTTTAGTAGCTACAACAAAAAAAGTGTAAAGAATGAAGCTTCATTTTCCATTTTGGTGCTACCACAGACACAGGAAATTTAGTTTGGTTGTGCTAAACGTAGTGTTGTCTGCAAACATAATACCAAGTTTTTAACAGAACACAAAATGGatccaataaaaacagaatttgGACAACATCAATTTGCTTCCGGGATGATATGCTTCCTTCACTTGACACACCTCCAACTTGGAAAGTCAGATGCTTTGCCTGAAATAGCCCCCTATGTCCAACTATATATATTGCATAGAAAAGTGTCAGTGATCTGCAATTTCTTGTTGCTAACTTATCCCAGATTAAAAATATCAAAGCAGAATTTTAGTCATGTGCACTAATTGTTGTGCTCATCACTCAACTAGTGTTCAACTTCACGCAGCGCTCCAGAGACCAACAGGAGTATGACATCAGCAAGAGGGATTCGAAAGCATGGAGCAACAGGGACAGGATtgccaataaaataaaaaagcagagaatttttttaatgaatgaaaaaGATAAAAGGGTTTCCAAGTGCATGGTTTTCCACGGAATTGGGCTTTTATAATTGTTGCCGTGTATTGTTTTTCCTGTGGGTTTAAAGTATGGTAAGGAATGATTTTGTTCATAAGCTGTCCATCTGAAAGCatgatgatgattttatttatgaaaacaGACTGTGGTTATGATTTATTATGCAGTGATTTTTCAAGAAGAAATTGTGAAACAGTGATCAGTGGTATTAACAGACACATTGGCACTGCACTGCCCTCTGTTGTTGGACAAAATATGATAACATGTGAGTATATTTACTTTAGGGAGACCATATATAATAACGGAAAGCTTTGTGGTGTATTCTTCAAATAGACATCCCATCACAGTGGAAAATATTCTGTCTCCTGcctatagttttttattttattaacatgcTGTGCTTGTCTTAAAAGCAGAAAATGTCAAAAATCTcataaaaatatagaaaaagtATTGATCAAAATtcttaatataatatattttgttAATCATTATATCACATTAACGTCACATTCTTTACAAAGGCACGCTCAGGCATCCTTTCCTCCCCTTTTCCAACATCTGTTTTTTGCTGTTTTCTCTTTAACCCCCCTGACTTTAGCCCCCTCACATTTGGTCACACTGTTTGACGTGTGATTCCTCACTCATCAGTAAATGATCAATACAGACAATATCCTGGAGTGGTTTACACCTTCAACATTTGCCCTGCATCCTGTATCATGTTGGGGCTTGGGCAACCTTTTCGGCTTTTATGCGCTGTATAAGATATAAGTGCAGTAGTGGCTAAAAATGTAGTCTTATTTGGAAAAATTGACATCTTTGCACTTTACtcacacaaaattattaaaaatgtattcagtATTTTGTATGCATGTTGCATATTTGTGTTAACCTcttaagacccgagctttggtttatctttttttttcagatgttGTCCAGTTATTTGGAATTAGGATGAACCAATGAATAttatattcaaatatttttctttaaacataaTATCGTTTTTCTTTGATAATTTGTttacaggttccagttacacaaaattaaatattatggtgcaaacaacaaaaaatgtgatgtgcatggatgtggacacaccaggtaaacattttatgcaataaatattacatttgcaccatttttatgaaagttaatactgaatggacctgaaaatgtcaaatggagaaatataaaatattttatccaccttgatgaaaagtaaatcattttgaaatatcattttatttgttattttgaaacatacattttaatgtgtttttataatatttgtcatgctgaaaacagcttacaaataatgtaaacatgtatgttaaataaaaatcatattacactttACTAGATGATTATTTTATTCCACatgttttatgaatatatttatattttcattttaaaatatactagttacaccaattgacatagacgggttacaccacattgaattttttgcaattatcccccaaatattcctttaaaatgaattaaaaccAGAAAtgttagacttggtcctcaagaaagagaatgtatgcaagtaatctgcaaatttattttgaaatttttatcattttacatttaattgaaccatacagacacaaaataattaaactCATGTCATTGACCCACTTAGAAACTGATAATTCACAGAAaattacactctcagaaataaaggtacaaaactgtaccttttctgtcactggggctgtaccctttcaaaaagtacagctttgcacctaaggatttcattttagtacctcagaggtacatgctGGGActaaagagagcttattagtacctcaaaatacatattagtatttcaaaggtacatattggtactaaatgtttacatatctgtacctaatggtccatacaattactttttaaagggtgctgccccactgacagctagggtacatattttgacttttttctaacaatgaaggtcctaaaggtacggtaatctacccaaaattgtattctgttttgtattcctgtaaagataccaaacggaaacttagggtacagccccagtgacagaaaaggtacagttttgtacctttatttctgacagtgtagactgataacacaaaattaaatagtTTTGTccaatacttttaaaaagtgttttatcgtttgttacattttataaatacgTATCAAGAGGTTGCACGGTTTAGGCCCTAAAACATATGTTAACTAATAACTTCAAGATCAACAATACTGTATTGTAACAATACTGTACTGAAGTTATTTTCAACAGAGTCGCAATACAAAATATAGCTAGTAAACAACGTATGTCAGTACATCTAAAAGAAAGATGTTTTTGCAGCTGTGGTCTTTACATTGATCGGACGTCACAGCCGTGTTTTGTGAATTAGCGTGTTTGTAGTAAA belongs to Paramisgurnus dabryanus chromosome 2, PD_genome_1.1, whole genome shotgun sequence and includes:
- the LOC135730739 gene encoding probable G-protein coupled receptor 132; amino-acid sequence: MLLNLTNGSCQIPLENERVGLTFIYSLAFSLGLPANLLSLWGLYQLGRSGGGGCQLVYILNLLLSDLLQLITLPLWILYLQGDHHWPYGSVSCQLVGYVFYVNLYASIIFLCLIALDRCLAIVYPLSSRGVRKVRVAAISGAVVWTLIFLFCLTGLYPSVFEPQRQLCLEQYPVSTRYAYFKITTVALGFLMPCTILGYTSTRIGWTLRNSPSVSDHEHRRIVATLVVITVIFIVIFGPYHLVGGYRFVSLLLTESEEEQCSVELSIYLYYRICYGLTSLNTLLNPLFYIFLCNDARQELRKSLICPCRGDRVHQGSQVTPFPKGRRANV